One segment of Haloplanus natans DSM 17983 DNA contains the following:
- a CDS encoding Lrp/AsnC family transcriptional regulator — MNDADIDDVDRAILYALQEDARNTSSGDIAERTGTSDSTVRKRIQRLESDGVIKGYSAEVDYQQSGYPLRMLLYCTASIPERGGIIPEILDIDGVVSVQELVTGEQNLLVTVVGESDDDITPVAQELLEMGLTVADEVLVRSHETTPFGKFDESEG, encoded by the coding sequence ATGAACGATGCGGACATCGACGACGTGGACCGGGCGATTCTGTACGCGCTGCAGGAAGACGCCCGGAACACGTCGTCCGGGGACATCGCGGAGCGCACCGGCACCTCCGACAGCACCGTCCGCAAGCGCATCCAGCGGCTCGAATCCGACGGCGTGATCAAGGGATACAGCGCCGAGGTGGACTACCAGCAGTCGGGCTATCCGCTCCGCATGCTACTGTACTGCACCGCCTCGATTCCGGAACGGGGAGGGATCATCCCGGAGATACTGGACATCGACGGCGTCGTCTCGGTGCAGGAACTGGTCACGGGCGAGCAGAACCTGCTCGTGACCGTCGTCGGCGAGTCGGACGACGACATCACGCCGGTCGCCCAGGAACTCCTCGAGATGGGGCTCACCGTCGCCGACGAAGTCCTCGTTCGGAGCCACGAGACGACGCCGTTCGGCAAGTTCGACGAGTCCGAGGGCTAA
- a CDS encoding amidohydrolase family protein, whose amino-acid sequence MEELAGTVLVGESFEPIRGRVVLDEGRIEAVEETNTSSTDIVLPAFVNAHTHLGDSVAKEAAVGLSLDEAVAPPNSLKHRRLAAANRSELVTAMRRTLRFMERTGTVSTLDFRESGVVGARALREAARTVTVEPFVFGSGDPSVLEVADGYGASGANDADFADERAAAGEAGVPFAIHAGEPDATDIHPALNLDPDLLVHMVHAEDEHLERVAAESVPVAICPRANTVLGVGRAPVRELLDHTTVALGTDNVMLNPPSMFREMAYTAREFDVTAREVLRMATTAGADIAGLDCGVIAPGRRAALLVVDGDSDNLCGSADPVAAVVRRATGLDVERVVC is encoded by the coding sequence ATGGAAGAGCTCGCAGGGACCGTTCTCGTCGGGGAGTCGTTCGAGCCGATCCGTGGCCGCGTCGTACTCGACGAGGGTCGGATCGAGGCCGTCGAAGAGACGAATACGTCGTCGACGGACATCGTGTTGCCGGCCTTCGTCAACGCTCACACCCACCTCGGCGACTCCGTGGCGAAGGAGGCCGCCGTTGGCCTCTCGCTCGACGAGGCAGTCGCCCCGCCGAACAGCCTGAAACATCGCCGACTGGCGGCGGCCAACCGGTCCGAACTCGTGACGGCGATGCGCCGAACGCTTCGGTTCATGGAGCGTACGGGCACCGTCTCCACCCTGGATTTCCGCGAGTCGGGGGTGGTCGGCGCTCGCGCGCTGCGCGAAGCCGCACGCACGGTGACCGTCGAGCCGTTCGTCTTCGGGAGCGGGGATCCGTCCGTCCTCGAGGTGGCCGACGGGTACGGGGCGAGCGGGGCGAACGACGCCGACTTCGCCGACGAGCGTGCCGCGGCCGGGGAGGCCGGCGTCCCCTTCGCTATCCACGCCGGCGAACCGGACGCGACGGACATCCACCCCGCGCTGAATCTGGACCCGGACCTGCTCGTCCACATGGTCCACGCCGAGGACGAGCACCTCGAACGCGTCGCTGCGGAGTCGGTGCCGGTCGCTATCTGTCCGCGTGCGAACACCGTCTTGGGTGTCGGACGAGCACCCGTCCGGGAGTTGCTCGATCACACCACCGTCGCGCTCGGGACGGACAACGTCATGTTGAACCCGCCGTCGATGTTTCGGGAGATGGCCTACACCGCGAGGGAGTTCGACGTGACCGCCCGGGAGGTGCTCCGGATGGCGACGACGGCCGGTGCGGACATCGCCGGCCTCGACTGCGGCGTGATCGCTCCCGGGCGCCGGGCGGCGCTGCTCGTGGTGGACGGCGACTCCGACAATCTGTGTGGGTCGGCCGATCCGGTGGCGGCAGTCGTTCGGCGCGCGACCGGCCTCGATGTCGAACGCGTGGTGTGTTAG
- a CDS encoding beta-CASP ribonuclease aCPSF1, producing MSSDDDSPLDTVRAQVEAEIPDDLNVSRVTYEGPELVIYTETPRKFAEREGLIGTLASTVRKRITVRPAAGTQASPAEAKPQILDLIPEDAGITNLQFYPTTGEVLIEAEKPGLVIGRRASTLREITQEVGWTPEVLRTPPMESSTVDNVRNFLIEERDERREFLERVGDQIHREPTHDTEWVRVTTLGCCREVGRASFILSTPETRILVDCGDKPGAEGEVPYLQIPEANPIPDLDAVVLTHAHLDHSALLPLLFKYGYDGPVYTTQATRDLMGLLQLDYLDVAAKEGRTPPYESAMVRKELKHTITVDYGNVTDIAPDIKLTFHNAGHILGSAVAHFHVGEGFHNVVFSGDVHYTDTRLFNGASNDFPRVETLIMESTYGRRNDYQTDQEDSERKLIQLINDTYEQDGKVVIPAFAVGRSQELMLVLEEAMREGRLPTMPIYLDGMIREATAIHTAYPEFLRDGLRQRILHDDENPFLADQFQQVDGGQEMREDIAGGEPCIILSTSGMVTGGPIMSWLELLGGDPQNTLVFVGYQAQGTLGRRIQSGRREIPFSDRGSRSEQLTLRFDVESVSGFSGHADRNGLEKFVETMHPRPEEILCVHGDESSTDQLSSGLYQKFDIRTYAPKNMETFRFD from the coding sequence ATGAGTTCTGACGACGACAGCCCGTTGGATACCGTTCGCGCCCAGGTAGAGGCAGAGATCCCGGACGACCTGAACGTCTCACGAGTAACGTATGAAGGGCCAGAACTCGTCATCTACACCGAAACGCCCCGAAAGTTCGCCGAGCGGGAGGGATTGATCGGGACGTTGGCGAGCACCGTTCGAAAACGAATCACCGTCCGACCGGCTGCGGGAACACAGGCAAGTCCGGCCGAAGCAAAACCCCAAATTCTAGATCTCATCCCGGAGGATGCGGGCATCACGAACCTGCAGTTCTATCCGACGACGGGAGAGGTCCTGATCGAAGCAGAAAAGCCCGGACTCGTCATCGGCCGTCGTGCGAGCACGCTTCGAGAGATCACGCAGGAAGTCGGGTGGACCCCCGAAGTCCTCCGCACGCCGCCGATGGAGTCGTCGACGGTCGATAACGTCCGGAACTTCCTGATCGAGGAGCGCGACGAGCGTCGTGAGTTTCTCGAACGCGTCGGCGATCAAATCCACCGCGAACCGACACACGACACCGAGTGGGTTCGCGTCACGACACTCGGCTGTTGTCGCGAGGTTGGCCGAGCGAGTTTCATCCTCAGTACCCCCGAAACGCGGATTCTCGTCGACTGCGGTGACAAACCCGGGGCAGAAGGCGAGGTTCCATATCTCCAGATTCCGGAGGCCAATCCGATCCCAGACCTCGACGCAGTCGTCCTGACTCACGCCCATCTCGACCACAGCGCCTTGCTCCCGCTCCTGTTCAAATACGGATACGACGGGCCCGTGTACACGACCCAAGCTACTCGTGACCTGATGGGCCTGCTCCAACTCGACTATCTCGACGTTGCAGCCAAAGAGGGGCGAACCCCACCGTACGAGAGCGCGATGGTTCGTAAGGAACTCAAGCACACGATCACCGTCGACTACGGCAACGTCACCGACATCGCGCCGGACATCAAACTCACGTTCCACAACGCCGGCCACATCCTCGGAAGCGCAGTCGCACACTTCCACGTCGGCGAGGGCTTCCACAACGTCGTCTTCTCGGGCGACGTTCACTACACGGATACCCGACTGTTCAACGGCGCTTCGAACGATTTCCCTCGCGTGGAGACGCTCATCATGGAGTCGACGTACGGACGACGCAACGATTATCAGACGGATCAGGAAGACAGCGAGCGCAAGCTCATCCAGTTGATCAACGACACGTACGAGCAGGACGGGAAAGTCGTCATACCAGCGTTCGCCGTCGGTCGATCGCAGGAACTCATGCTCGTCCTCGAGGAAGCGATGCGAGAGGGGAGGCTCCCCACGATGCCGATCTATCTCGACGGCATGATTCGCGAGGCGACGGCGATTCACACGGCCTATCCCGAGTTCCTCCGAGACGGACTGCGACAGCGCATTCTGCACGACGACGAAAACCCGTTTCTCGCCGACCAGTTCCAACAGGTCGACGGTGGCCAGGAGATGCGAGAGGACATCGCCGGTGGCGAGCCCTGCATCATCCTCTCGACGTCCGGGATGGTGACGGGCGGCCCGATCATGTCGTGGCTGGAACTGCTTGGGGGAGACCCACAGAACACGCTCGTCTTCGTCGGCTATCAGGCACAGGGGACGCTCGGACGGCGAATCCAGAGCGGCCGTCGGGAGATTCCGTTTAGCGACCGGGGGAGTCGCAGCGAACAGCTGACGCTACGCTTCGACGTGGAATCCGTCAGCGGCTTTTCGGGGCACGCAGACCGGAACGGGCTCGAGAAGTTCGTGGAGACGATGCATCCCCGGCCGGAAGAGATCCTCTGTGTTCA